One window of the Podospora pseudopauciseta strain CBS 411.78 chromosome 4, whole genome shotgun sequence genome contains the following:
- a CDS encoding hypothetical protein (EggNog:ENOG503PHZ0): MRFSTLILASLAGLATANFDLYLGHQIIPVDGGVLHDGWYIFDNDPSKADVLAYGPYLSQDDVSGRTTGVRCVGSGCYGGAATDINVLEMHFSNNPLYHWTIYKARGHPYKMYGLDGRTYGECILFPGVSFHHMTNFAETRSGVRKFRCLTQFSARQIRAAN, encoded by the exons ATGCGTTTctcaaccctcatcctcgcctccctcgccggCCTGGCCACCGCAAACTTCGACCTCTACCTGGGCCACCAAATCATCCCCGTCGACGGCGGCGTCCTCCACGACGGCTGGTACATCTTCGACAACGACCCCAGCAAAGCCGAC GTCCTCGCCTATGGCCCCTACCTCTCCCAAGACGACGTCTCAGGCCGCACGACCGGCGTCCGGTGCGTCGGCAGCGGCTGCTACGGCGGTGCTGCCACCGACATCAACGTCCTCGAGATGCActtcagcaacaaccccctctaCCATTGGA CCATCTACAAAGCCAGAGGCCATCCCTACAAAATGTATGGCCTCGACGGCAGGACCTACGGGGAGTGCATCCTCTTCCCGGGCGTCAGTTTCCACCACATGACCAATTTCGCCGAAACCCGCAGCGGCGTCCGCAAGTTTCGGTGTCTGACGCAGTTTTCTGCTCGGCAGATCAGGGCTGCGAACTGA